One genomic segment of Brassica napus cultivar Da-Ae chromosome A3, Da-Ae, whole genome shotgun sequence includes these proteins:
- the LOC111210579 gene encoding zinc finger BED domain-containing protein RICESLEEPER 2-like, with the protein MSLQKGQIVLVAPTNLQSLQKIDDCFPSPSSASSRIQSEMASSDTHQEENNNQPMEEDVSSDEDMETLGSNYKRNERDEEGIGSSGLGSRKKTRSFVWKHLTRLKDDYDRCKCRYCGKEMPCPSKSGTTNLRKHILGCKGFLAWKAAKASKGKGKQTELTPDEEGNLTLYKVSEDVFKEATDELIVLAELPLAFIESLAWRSFCLKVQLHTPVCRKTSTKQIVAMYASRKAKMKKVLGQNKQRLSLTTDIWVAPYTSASYMVITAHFVDASWKLQKMIIGFKNVDDHKGSTIAKVLIDCLAEWDIRRVFCITVDNATANTSAMKKFKEDFMSQGEDALVLNGEFLHIRCATHILNLIVKEGLAEIDDSVIAIRNAIQYVRSSTNRLKSFEFRVESGKMTRGSLPLDVKTRWNSTYLMLDQALKFRLAFEKMESEDKPYNDYFMEITDGKKRIGPPSKSDWEEVERLVHFLVIFYNSTLVLSASKSITSHKIYNEIVTITRNVCKISNAQGPDDSLRYKALSMMGKIRKYWNPFVEEDEAEKSKFKSCKMNKLIIVANVFDPRKKMNFVNLCFEMLYGKESIEYTLLSESVLDILKKLYDEYSLRGSGGSQSQGGSSSQTQDQDAGAAFESRDLGNGIGYERMDNLYEELIQEAGTHDSSNELELYLKEKVETTKPMVGTEYDVLSWWRRNSPKFPTLSRVAADILAVQVSSVASESAFSTSGRVLDTYRSCLTHFMVEVLVCTQQWLKSEKHMKEKGVPTIEQLLETVELEDDLMRANEPEFNVQELP; encoded by the exons ATGAGTCTACAAAAAGGGCAAATCGTGTTAGTTGCACCCACAAACCTTCAATCCTTACAGAAAATCGACGATTGTTtcccatctccatcatctgcatCATCGAGAATTCAATCGGAG ATGGCTTCTTCTGACACTCATCAAGAAGAAAACAACAATCAACCAATGGAAGAGGACGTTTCTTCTGATGAAGACATGGAAACACTGGGTAGCAACTACAAAAGGAACGAGAGAGATGAAGAGGGTATTGGTAGTTCTGGTTTAGGGTCAAGGAAAAAGACCAGGTCTTTTGTCTGGAAACATCTCACCAGACTGAAAGACGACTACGACAGATGCAAATGTCGCTACTGTGGGAAAGAGATGCCTTGTCCAAGTAAGTCCGGGACAACTAACCTCAGGAAGCATATACTTGGGTGTAAGGGATTCCTCGCATGGAAGGCTGCAAAAGCGTCGAAAGGGAAGGGTAAACAGACAGAGTTAACTCCTGATGAAGAAGGCAATCTGACTTTGTACAAGGTGTCTGAAGATGTTTTCAAAGAGGCGACAGATGAGTTGATTGTATTAGCCGAGTTGCCTTTGGCTTTTATTGAAAGCTTGGCGTGGAGAAGCTTCTGCTTAAAGGTTCAGCTCCATACACCGGTTTGTAGGAAGACATCAACAAAGCAAATTGTGGCCATGTATGCATCAAGGAAAGCGAAGATGAAGAAAGTTCTTGGACAGAACAAACAAAGGTTATCTCTGACGACAGACATCTGGGTTGCTCCGTACACTTCAGCAAGCTACATGGTGATCACTGCTCATTTCGTAGATGCGAGTTGGAAGCTTCAGAAGATGATAATAGGGTTCAAGAATGTTGATGATCACAAAGGGTCTACAATTGCCAAAGTTCTGATTGATTGTCTAGCTGAATGGGATATAAGAAGAGTCTTTTGCATCACGGTGGATAACGCAACGGCTAACACATCAGCTATGAAGAAGTTCAAGGAAGATTTTATGAGTCAGGGTGAAGATGCTCTAGTCTTGAATGGAGAATTCTTGCACATCAGGTGTGCGACACATATCTTGAATCTAATTGTCAAGGAAGGCTTAGCTGAAATCGATGATAGTGTTATTGCCATTCGGAATGCTATTCAGTACGTGAGGTCTTCAACAAATCGTCTCAAGTCCTTTGAATTTCGGGTTGAAAGTGGGAAGATGACTAGAGGAAGTCTGCCATTAGATGTGAAGACCAGATGGAACTCGACATATCTCATGTTAGACCAAGCTTTGAAGTTTCGCCTAGCATTTGAGAAGATGGAGTCTGAAGACAAACCGTACAATGACTATTTCATGGAGATCACAGATGGTAAAAAGAGGATTGGACCACCATCAAAATCAGATTGGGAAGAGGTTGAGAGGTTGGTACACTTTCTCGTGATCTTTTACAATTCTACTTTGGTACTCTCAGCTTCGAAATCCATCACTTCACACAAGATCTACAATGAGATTGTCACTATCACTAGGAATGTTTGTAAGATAAGCAACGCACAAGGTCCTGATGATTCATTAAGGTACAAGGCGTTGTCTATGATGGGGAAGATAAGGAAATACTGGAATCCGTTCgtggaagaagatgaagctgaGAAGAGCAAGTTTAAGAGCTGTAAAATGAACAAGCTCATCATAGTTGCAAATGTCTTTGAcccaagaaagaagatgaacttTGTTAATCTCTGCTTTGAGATGTTGTATGGTAAAGAAAGCATCGAGTATACTCTGCTTTCTGAATCAGTTTTGGATATCTTGAAGAAGCTTTATGATGAGTACAGTCTTCGAGGGTCAGGTGGGTCACAGTCACAAGGAGGATCATCTTCTCAGACCCAAGATCAAGATGCTGGTGCAGCTTTTGAGTCAAGAGATCTTGGTAATGGCATTGGATATGAAAGAATGGATAACCTCTACGAAGAGCTTATACAAGAAGCAGGTACACATGATTCTAGCAATGAGTTAGAATTGTATCTGAAAGAGAAAGTTGAGACCACAAAGcctatggttggaaccgagtaTGATGTTCTATCATGGTGGAGAAGAAACAGTCCGAAGTTCCCAACCTTGTCTCGAGTTGCTGCTGATATTCTAGCTGTCCAGGTATCATCTGTAGCATCAGAGAGTGCGTTTAGCACTAGTGGGAGAGTCCTAGACACATATAGGAGCTGCTTGACACATTTTATGGTTGAGGTGTTGGTTTGCACACAGCAGTGGTTGAAATCAGAGAAGCATATGAAGGAGAAAGGCGTTCCTACTATCGAGCAACTACTTGAAACTGTGGAGTTAGAAGATGATCTCATGAGAG CCAATGAACCTGAATTCAACGTCCAAGAATTGCCATAG
- the LOC106440421 gene encoding uncharacterized protein LOC106440421, with translation MPLPWNKSKSKSKSGRISRFVSDLRQSPKRGGSLVVETGFPTSLIDLFVKNRDRLNKSSSKRNNNNNNSNKAQTQTVPTRRLVSSPPPPSLPQKLDPPSEDLAASKIEECLVAAENRDDSGNDHDSGNRRGGGCVLMVVAVKIFMVAVLALSTKKLAAGITLSAFSLLFLERVFTLLNLCPDAQVRLGTLIGKLIGRKRIEKLEESSSSQRDKVSFEIIESVEESRDCVEEREVQMIRDVVVLTKEKSKSAKLRSKIAKKIVPKKLRSYKKNRKMKLKEKEQAVEVVEEEESLTEVSSLYSEDRVESKVSEGDEIGSNPPLLESCEEIEEEEEEEESKGDLTKAIVLMIVIALAGLLSGKVVAIGLTLSSCLILRLVCCKSQTSL, from the coding sequence ATGCCTTTGCCTTGGAACAAATCGAAATCGAAATCGAAATCGGGTCGGATCTCCAGATTCGTATCGGACCTCCGACAATCTCCGAAACGCGGCGGATCTCTCGTTGTCGAGACTGGATTCCCAACCTCTCTTATCGATCTCTTCGTTAAGAATCGCGATCGTCTCAACAAATCTTCTTCTAAacgtaacaacaacaacaacaacagcaacaaaGCTCAGACACAAACCGTTCCGACACGACGGCTCGTTTCTTCTCCGCCTCCTCCTTCTCTGCCTCAGAAGCTCGATCCACCGTCGGAGGATCTCGCCGCGAGTAAGATCGAGGAATGTTTAGTCGCTGCGGAGAATAGAGACGACAGTGGCAACGACCACGACAGCGGTAATCGCCGCGGCGGAGGATGTGTTTTGATGGTGGTTGCGGTTAAGATTTTCATGGTGGCTGTGCTCGCCTTGAGCACGAAGAAGCTAGCAGCGGGGATCACTCTCTCCGCCTTCTCCCTCCTCTTCCTCGAGCGTGTGTTCACACTCTTAAATCTCTGCCCCGACGCGCAGGTTCGGCTCGGTACGCTGATTGGGAAGCTCATAGGTAGGAAGCGTATAGAGAAGCTAGAAGAGTCGTCATCCTCACAGAGAGACAAGGTCTCTTTTGAAATCATCGAAAGCGTTGAAGAATCGAGAGATTGCGTTGAGGAGAGAGAGGTGCAGATGATCAGAGACGTGGTGGTGTTGACGAaagagaagagtaaaagcgCGAAGCTGAGATCAAAGATTGCGAAGAAGATTGTGCCGAAGAAGTTGAGGAGTTACAAGAAGAATAGGAAGATGAAgctcaaagaaaaagaacaagcGGTAGAggtagtagaagaagaagagtcgTTGACTGAAGTGTCGAGTTTGTACTCCGAGGATAGAGTGGAGAGCAAAGTATCTGAGGGAGATGAGATTGGTTCGAATCCGCCATTGTTGGAGAGCTGTGAagagattgaagaagaagaagaagaagaagaatcaaaggGGGATCTAACGAAAGCGATTGTGTTGATGATAGTGATTGCTCTTGCTGGATTATTAAGCGGCAAAGTCGTAGCTATTGGTCTGACACTCTCTTCGTGTCTGATTCTGAGATTGGTCTGCTGCAAATCTCAAACTAGTCTCTGA
- the LOC106440424 gene encoding tubulin beta-9 chain, translated as MREILHIQGGQCGNQIGAKFWEVICGEHAIDPTGQYRGDSDLQLERINVYYNEASGGKYVPRAVLMDLEPGTMDSLRSGPFGEIFRPDNFVFGQSGAGNNWAKGHYTEGAELIDSVLDVVRKEAENCDCLQGFQVCHSLGGGTGSGMGTLLISKIREEYPDRMMMTFSVFPSPKVSDTVVEPYNATLSVHQLVENADECMVLDNEALYDICFRTLKLSNPTFGDLNHLISATMSGVTCCLRFPGQLNSDLRKLAVNLIPFPRLHFFMVGFAPLTSRGSQQYSALTVPELTQQMWDAKNMMCAADPRHGRYLTASALFRGKMSTKEVDEQMMNVQNKNSSYFVEWIPNNVKSSVCDIAPTGLKMASTFIGNSTSIQEMFRRVSEQFTAMFRRKAFLHWYTGEGMDEMEFTEAESNMNDLVAEYQQYQDATVGEEEYEEDEEEEEEA; from the exons ATGAGAGAGATCCTTCACATCCAAGGAGGCCAGTGCGGAAACCAGATCGGTGCTAAGTTCTGGGAAGTAATCTGCGGCGAGCACGCCATCGACCCCACCGGCCAGTACCGCGGCGACTCAGATCTCCAGCTCGAGAGGATCAACGTCTATTACAACGAAGCCAGCGGCGGCAAGTACGTCCCGCGCGCCGTCCTCATGGATCTGGAGCCCGGAACGATGGACTCCCTCAGATCCGGGCCGTTCGGGGAGATTTTCCGGCCGGATAACTTCGTGTTCGGGCAGTCTGGCGCCGGGAATAACTGGGCGAAGGGGCATTATACGGAGGGAGCTGAGTTGATTGATTCGGTGCTCGATGTCGTGAGGAAGGAGGCTGAGAACTGTGATTGTCTTCAAG gttTTCAAGTATGTCATTCTTTGGGAGGAGGAACTGGCTCTGGCATGGGAACTCTTCTCATCTCCAAGATAAGAGAGGAGTATCCCGACCGTATGATGATGACCTTCTCTGTTTTCCCTTCTCCTAAAGTCTCCGACACCGTCGTTGAGCCATACAATGCTACACTCTCTGTTCACCAGCTCGTTGAGAATGCTGACGAATGTATGGTTTTGGATAACGAAGCTCTCTACGATATCTGTTTCCGCACCTTGAAGCTCTCTAATCCCACAT TTGGTGACCTTAACCACCTCATCTCAGCTACCATGAGCGGCGTCACATGCTGTCTCCGTTTCCCTGGTCAACTAAACTCCGACCTCAGAAAGCTCGCTGTCAACCTCATCCCTTTCCCGCGACTCCACTTCTTCATGGTGGGTTTTGCACCGTTGACATCAAGAGGGTCACAACAGTACAGCGCCTTAACCGTCCCTGAGCTAACCCAACAGATGTGGGACGCCAAAAACATGATGTGTGCTGCTGATCCTCGCCATGGCCGCTACTTGACCGCTTCTGCTCTGTTCCGTGGGAAGATGAGCACCAAAGAGGTTGATGAACAGATGATGAACGTCCAGAACAAGAACTCATCGTACTTCGTTGAGTGGATTCCAAACAACGTGAAGTCAAGCGTCTGCGATATAGCTCCAACTGGTTTGAAAATGGCGTCGACTTTCATAGGGAACTCGACTTCGATCCAGGAAATGTTCAGGCGTGTGAGTGAGCAGTTCACTGCTATGTTCAGGAGAAAAGCTTTCCTTCATTGGTACACGGGAGAAGGAATGGACGAGATGGAGTTCACGGAAGCTGAGAGTAACATGAATGATCTTGTTGCAGAGTACCAGCAATATCAGGACGCTACAGTCGGTGAAGAGGAGTATGAGGAggacgaagaggaagaagaagaagcttaa
- the LOC106440423 gene encoding protein POLLENLESS 3, giving the protein MCPFEDRRAPPGVYWTPPPARRTENAAAMPMPLSERRRPPSSEKRDPFHIVHKVPSGDSPYVRAKHAQLVYKDPNRAISLFWAAINAGDRVDSALKDMAVVMKQLDRSDEGIEAIKSFRYLCPFEAQDSIDNLLLELYKKSGRIQEEAELLEHKLKVIEQGMGFGGRIVRAKRVQGKHVTMTVEQEKARVLGNLGWVHLQLHNYGIAEQHYRRALCLEPDKNKQCNLAICLMRMGRIPEAKSLIDAVRDSSAEIESGDEPFTKSYDRAVEMLAEVESKDPEDGLSDKFYAGCSFANGTMKENKAPRNANRNHSHVPPSPASVRQNSAGLFTQPRGCKGDQKNGVSEEETGGAARKLLFDKPIGSQRVKLLKSGEGEQHVKGKKLDQNMIQDLHEYIKDTADCLKSGSKKSWADMAEEEDEESVQSQLKTAKI; this is encoded by the exons ATGTGTCCCTTCGAAGATCGTCGTGCTCCACCTGGGGTATACTGGACTCCGCCTCCGGCGAGAAGAACAGAAAATGCGGCGGCGATGCCGATGCCGTTGTCGGAGAGGAGAAGACCACCGTCATCTGAGAAACGCGATCCATTTCACATCGTCCACAAGGTTCCTTCTGGCGATTCTCCTTACGTCAGAGCCAAACATGCTCag TTGGTGTATAAAGATCCGAACCGAGCTATATCACTGTTCTGGGCTGCAATAAACGCTGGTGATCGTGTTGATAGTGCGTTGAAGGACATGGCTGTTGTTATGAAACAGCTTGACCGGTCTGATGAAGGCATCGAAGCCATCAAGTCCTTTCGTTATCTCTGTCCTTTTGAGGCTCAAGACTCCATTGATAACTTGCTTCTCGAGCTTTACAAA AAGTCGGGGAGGATTCAAGAAGAAGCTGAGTTGCTTGAGCACAAGCTGAAAGTGATTGAACAAGGAATGGGGTTTGGTGGTAGGATCGTGAGAGCAAAGAGGGTTCAAGGGAAACACGTCACCATGACTGTAGAGCAAGAGAAAGCAAG GGTACTAGGAAACTTGGGATGGGTTCATTTACAGCTACATAACTATGGGATTGCAGAGCAGCATTACAG GAGAGCTTTGTGTTTGGAACCAGACAAAAACAAACAGTGCAACCTGGCCATCTGCTTGATGCGTATGGGTCGAATCCCAGAAGCTAAATCTCTGATTGATGCTGTTAGAGATTCATCTGCAGAGATTGAGTCCGGAGATGAACCGTTCACGAAGTCTTACGACAGAGCCGTTGAGATGCTAGCAGAAGTGGAATCTAAAGATCCAGAAGATGGTCTTTCGGATAAGTTCTACGCCGGATGTTCATTTGCAAACGGAACAATGAAGGAAAACAAAGCTCCTCGAAACGCAAACAGGAACCACTCACATGTTCCTCCTTCTCCAGCATCTGTTAGACAAAACTCTGCAGGCTTGTTTACACAACCACGAGGATGCAAAGGGGATCAGAAGAATGGGGTGTCTGAGGAAGAGACAGGAGGTGCAGCTCGAAAGCTACTGTTTGACAAACCTATTGGTTCTCAACGTGTTAAGCTTTTGAAGAGTGGAGAGGGAGAACAACACGTGAAGGGAAAGAAGCTGGACCAGAACATGATTCAAGATCTCCATGAATACATCAAAGATACTGCAGACTGTTTGAAGAGTGGATCTAAGAAAAGCTGGGCAGATATGGCcgaagaggaagatgaagaaagtGTGCAGTCACAGCTTAAAACCGCAAAGATCTAA